The following DNA comes from Longimicrobiaceae bacterium.
CGGACCAGTTCGTCCTTGCGTCGCACCATGGCTGGGATCCTGGAGACCAGATGAGCGTTCGAAAACGGTGATATGCGCCTGCGGAACTCGCTCGCTACGCCCAGATAGCCCGGAGGGACAGAGCAGCCATCGGGGCGAGTCGTGGTCGAAGCCCGGGTCCATGAAATCGCGCAGTGGCGGCCCGCAATCCTCCTACAGCTGTGATGCCCGGCCGGTGATCATCCAGACGGTTCGCCCGCAACCTCGCATTCCGGGTGGTCGGGCTCGCGGCTCCCGGGAAGAGGCCCTGGCAACGGCGCCTCTCCCCGCCCGAGGATCGGGAGCCGTCCATCTCGAGCGGACCCGTGCTGCCGTCTGGGGGCTCGCGGCAGCATCGACACAGCCCTCATAGCAGCCGCAGTCCTGGCCTCGGTACCTCACCGGGAACAGGGCTGGGGAGACCAATCTTTTCGTCCGAGAGGTTTCTGTCAATTCCGGGCATGTGTAAACGCATTCCCTACGCGGAACGGCCCCTGTCGGCGAGAGTGGAGGGGGGCTGCCGACGCCGCAACCGGTGCGTATGCTTCGCGACAACGGTTGCGCTCATATGATTGGGAGATTACTATTTCTCCAGGAGCAAAGCCCAGCAACCTCTTGGGGGGACCTCCTTGCAAGGGGGGCGCGCGCGTGAGCCGCGTTCCAATGGGGGTCGCACCCCAACGGCAGGACGATCATCGGAATGGACTTTTATGGCGTCCGTGCCGAGCCTATAATAAGCATAGAACGCTCGGTCCGGCCGCTGCAGCCCTCGGCAACGCCCTGAGTTCGGATAACAACAACGCGGTTGCTTTGGAGGGCCGTGTCTGGATGGATGGAGGACATTCAGTGTGCGGGGGCGGTACGCGTGAGGAACGCCTCTGCGCTTCCTCCTTGATGGCTCCGCGGTTCCAGTCGAGCTGCTAACACCTGCCCCGAATAATGCGCGCCACCGGAACGTTCTAATGAAGGCGGCGGGTGCACGAGCCTCGCCCCACTCATTGCTCCGCCGGCGGATCGGGCTACGAAGAACGATGAACTCCGATGTGGTTAACCACGGGTACCTGATGCACTCGCCCGTCTTTCTTCCGGTGGCCGAGTTGGCCGGGGATGATCCCTCGCCTGAGGCGGGGGTTCCATACCTCCGGGCATTTCTCGACCGTGCAGGTGTCGCACCACATTCCGCGCTTGCTTCAGAAAGGATCGCATTCCCTCCCACTCACTCGTTCCTGGATGCACCTGAGTCCGCCTTGAGGGTCGCCTACGACATCGCGGGCGCGGCGGTGGCCGGTGCCGGCGAGCTCTGGTTCGATCAGCGCAACTGCACCCAAGTCGATCTTTGTGCGGAGTCCGTCGCTTGCGCCTTGGCGAAGCAGGCCAAAAGCGCCGGAATCAAGGTCGTTGGTGAGTATCCCGCTGTGCTGGGGGCCAGAGCGTCCGTTGCCTCCTTCGGCGTTCCGGCCGTGCTGAAGGACTTTATTCCCGAACCCACGACCGAATCGTCCATCTGGCCGCTCCAGCAGCAGATACGCCCGGATGGGCTTCTGGATTCTCCCCTTCGCGAGCACATGCAGAGCGAAGTGATCCCCACGCTTCTGGACCATCGGTTCCGTGGGTACGCATTGAATCCGGAGTTTGCCCGCTACCTCTCCACGTTCTTGGTCGAAGCGCTGGACAACGCCGCGGAGCATGGCGCCGGAGACTGGTGGTCCGCTGCGACCCTGCGAGCCCAGGAAGGGGAAACTCGCGGACGCTGCCAGATCGTGATCTTCAATTTTGGAGAGACGATCCACCAGACCTTTCTGCAGCTCCCTGCGAACTCAGCGCGTCGGGAGGAATACGAAGGGATCCTCCGCCACCACCAACAATCTGGGTTCTTCGACGACACGTGGACGGAGGAGAACTTCTGGACGCTCGGGGCGTTGCAGAGCGGAGCTAGCCGGTGGGGGGAGGTACCCTCGCGTGGCATGGGAACGGTCGCAATCATTCGCTTCTTCGATTACTTGGCAAGCACCTCCTGCGCGGCCACTCCTCCACGGATGCGCGTGGTCTCTGGAAGAACGACGATCCTCTTCGACGGCCGCTACCGCCTCCCGGAACAACGAGAGCTCGGAAGACAGATCGGGGTCGCGTTCAATCCACCGAACAACCTGATGTGGCCTGCCAATCCTTCAGCGGTCCAGGCTCTCCAACGGCACTTTCCGGGTACGCTGATCAGCATTCAGTTCAACATCGCCCCTGATCACCTTCAACAGCTTCCGGGTTCCAGTGATGAGTCCTACGAAACGCCGTAACGTGGTCGTTGACTTTGACAAATTCACCAAAACCGGCGCGCGGGTCTTCGGGGGTCATGCCTGGGGGGAGGAGGCTCGCAGGCGCGCTTGCCTGGACATCTACGACCAGGAGCCAGGGGTCACGGTAACGGTACAGTTGCCGGTAGACCTCCTCGCGATCAGTCCCTCGTTCTTCCGGGCGATGTTCGGGGCCTCAATCCGGGCGCTCGGCCAGGATTTCTACCGGAAGTACCAGTTCGAGCACGCTGACTCCTACGCACTCATCCAGGACGTGGTCCAAGAGGCGGTCGCCGACGTGCTCTACGGGCCTCCTGGTTTGCCGGTTGGGCAAGCGGACCCCCCCTTTGCGGGGCCCGCGACGTACCATTCGTGAGGACTTCCCGGATGGCTTTCCGGCACTTCTTTTCTCAATTATCGGCCGATGAGTAGATCCTCCCGTCGAGTGGCCGGTGCGACCGGCCATCCTCCGATAGATGTTCTCAAAGACCCTGCTACGCTCGCCTCCGGTATCCAGACCGACTTTCGGGGACGGACAGGGGAGGTGATACTCGCTCTGTTCCACCAGATCCTCGACTACGCCGGGAGCGGTGGCTGGCAGCGCGGGGATTCAGCCGATCCTGGGGAGCTTCGTACGAGGGGCGCGTCCCGCCCGCGGCGCCCGGTCGAAGACCTGGCCGAGGCACTGCGCAACGGCGACGCGCGCTCGATCTCGGCGGGATGCTTTTTCCTGGCCGAGTGGGCCGAATCGAAGCAGAAACGGAGTACCGCGAGGGCGTTCATTGAGGCTGGCCTGAGGATCCACCCGCGTGATGCTCAGCTGAATTGGTTCGCGGGGCAAATCGCGCTTCGGAGCCACGAACCGGCGGCGGCGGAGCAATGGTTTACGCAGGCGGTGGAGCTGGGCAAGGCCACGGAGACCTGGGGCCTGGTCGCCCGGGGCTACCTGGGCCTGGGCAATCTCCAGCGCGACCGCCCCACCGACCAGACCCCGGAGGATTACCTGTCGGCGCTCCGTTACGCCCGGAAGGCGGGGGCAGTGTCCGTGGAGGCTGAGGCACTCCACAACCTCTGCGTCGTGTGGTTCAACAGGAACGACGCTGAGACTGCGCTCAGCTTCGCTTACACGGCGCTGTTCGCTTACGGCCATCACGTCGCGCGCGTCGCTGAACTCGCGAACGATCTCGCCTGGTTCTGGATGCACACGAAAGGCGAGTTCGCGCGAGCACTTTCGGTCCTGCTCGCGCTGCCCCCACACATCTCGGAGCCCGTGCCAAAACTCTCTCTCCTGGCCAGTATCGCGCGAGCCGCGGGTGGGGCCGGTCATAGGGAGTACTTCCGCTGGGCAGCGGAGGGTGTCTGGAGAAAGCTGGCCGAGGTGCCCGATCGGCAGTGGCACGCCAAGGCCCTGCTGGACGTCGCGAACGGCGCGGCGACCTTGCACCTCACCGACCAGGCGAGGAAAGCAGCAACGCGCGTGCAGGAGATCGCCGCGGAACTCGGCCTGGATCCCGAATTCGACGCGAAGGCCGCCGTGATCCTCGCCAGCCTCCGAGCATCCCGCCGGGGTGCCACGCAGACGACGGACGAGGATCCCCGTCCCCTGGAGCCGACAGACCAGGCGGAGGCCGAGCTCGCCAAGAAATTAGTCGGGATCCTGAACGTCGCGAAGCTGGACGGCAGGCTCGCCCGGATGTACCAGGCCAAGTTACTCGTGTCCGAAGAGGCGCTCTGGCTGGTCGTCGAATGCGATGCCTCCGACCTCTCACGGGTGAGGGCAGCGATCCAGGGCCGAGGTGGTGAGATCACGGACAAGATCCGGGGAACCGACCGCACCAGCATCTACACCCATCTTCGCCGAGACCGAATCCTCGATCTCACAGAAGAGCCAACAGTGTGGCATATCGGGCTCGTGGAGCGGTATCGCCAGGACTGATCCGCCGCTGCATCGAGCGTCAACGCTCCGTATCAGCGGCACACTCCCCGCTTCCAGTAGAGGCCCGGTTCATCGCGCATGGAGCGCGTACGGCAATTTCTGCAGCTCCCGGACACAGGAGCGCCGGATGGTGCGAACGTCCGAGTCGCGGTCATCGATTCCGGAATCGATCAAACCCATGCCGACCTTCGGCATGCGACGGATGGGCGGCGGAGCAAGGACTGCCGGCCGGACCACAAGGATCTCACCGACCGCTGGGCTCACGGGACTGCCATCGCCGGGATCATTGCCGGACGGGGTAGGCTGGCCAGCGGCCGGTACCGGGGGCTGGCGCCCGCGGCGACCTTGCTCATCTACAAGGTGTTCGAGGGCCGCGAGGGGGTGCTCGAGCCCGATCTTCAGCGTGCGCTCCAGTTCGCGGTCCGCGCAAAGGCCGACATCATCAACCTGTCCTGCTCGTCCTCCCCGCTGGATGATGATGCGCTCGGCGGACCCATTGATCGGGTGCAGCCGCCGTGGGTCTGGTCGGCGTCCTTGCGGCTTGGCGATTACCTGCTCGAAGCCACACGGTGCGGGGTGCTCTGCGTAGTCTCGGCCGGAAACGACGGACAGCACGGCCGGGGCACGATCAACCGGGCGGGTGGGAGCGAGGGGTGTCTGGCTGTGGGTGCCTGCGATCTGGACGGACGTCATCACCCGAATTCCAGTCGGGGTCCGTACTACGTGGACGCCACTCTGGAGCGCGACCGTTGGAGGCGCCTGGAAGACTCTGATAGAGATGCGCAGATCAGGGTCATCAAGCCCGATCTGGTCGCTCCCGGAGTTGGGGTGTGGACTCCGCTGAGCGCGCACAGTGTGGATTTGCGGGCGGAAGTGCTGGCCGATCCGCGGAGCGAGGGCGGTGCATACTACCCGTTTACGGGGACGAGCGTGGCGGCTGCCGTGGTCAGTGGTCTGGCTGCCTGCACCCTGGGTGAGGTACGGAAGTGGAGGCCCACCCTCCCCGCTCGCAGCCAGGCGCGACTGCTCTTGGGCCTGCTCCGCGAGGCGGCGAGGGCATCCTGCACATCCGAAGCTGAACTCGAAGAGATGGGAAACGGGGTGCTGCGATGGCCAGCCATTGCTGCGGCCATTGAGCGGTGTCGGAGCGATGAGGAGTACTTCCGGGACCTGCTCAACCCTCCTCTGTAGACGGTCGTCGACGGCACATCTGCGATCAGGGGCCGCCCCTTCCGTGCGGCGGCGCCAGGGAACCTCCTCCTCGAGCACGCGCGGCTGACCCGTGGGTGGGTGCGGGTGGGGAGCGTCGCCCGCGGAGTAGGCGGGCTGCGCACGAGTGAGGGCGAGTTTCGGACAATCCTTCCAACAATGTGCATGCGAAATCGCCGCAGCGAGGCGGGGCGGGGCGAGGCGCCCAATCAATCACGATCTTGCCGCCAGGATTGGCAGTGTGCATCAGCTCCAACCAACCGGTTCTGATGCGTTCGCGCCTCCAGATCTCGATGGGTTGCGGGTCGCGTGCGTTCTGGACAAAGGCTCGCGATCCACCTCGGCGCCCCTGCCCCAGCTCCGCAAGAGCGCACGTACACCCAGGTTCGACGGATTCCGCCGCAGCTCGGGGAACTGTCGGTGGGACCGAACGGCCGTTTCACTCCTCCACTCGATACCACTTCAGGAGCTACCATGCGCAATTCGACACACCCGACTCGTTCTCCGGTATGCACGGCCTTCTTGGCAGCGCTATTGCTCGCCGTCCTGGGCGGGTGCAGTTCGGATGCCCCGGGGCCCGTAGAGCCGGACGCGGCCGCGATTACGCTCCTGCAGTCGGGTTCGGTCATCGGAGCGGGGAATCGGGACGATGGCGGAAGCACCCAAACGCAATCGCAACCCAG
Coding sequences within:
- a CDS encoding S8 family serine peptidase, whose amino-acid sequence is MERVRQFLQLPDTGAPDGANVRVAVIDSGIDQTHADLRHATDGRRSKDCRPDHKDLTDRWAHGTAIAGIIAGRGRLASGRYRGLAPAATLLIYKVFEGREGVLEPDLQRALQFAVRAKADIINLSCSSSPLDDDALGGPIDRVQPPWVWSASLRLGDYLLEATRCGVLCVVSAGNDGQHGRGTINRAGGSEGCLAVGACDLDGRHHPNSSRGPYYVDATLERDRWRRLEDSDRDAQIRVIKPDLVAPGVGVWTPLSAHSVDLRAEVLADPRSEGGAYYPFTGTSVAAAVVSGLAACTLGEVRKWRPTLPARSQARLLLGLLREAARASCTSEAELEEMGNGVLRWPAIAAAIERCRSDEEYFRDLLNPPL